One genomic window of Stieleria sp. JC731 includes the following:
- a CDS encoding sulfatase — MNRLPLSRPFAMLTALLLLTTGILAHQSTPVFAQSASTTDEASTANRPNVVWIMSEDNSFDYLRHFHPDGAPAPNIEAMAAHGVTFDRAFSNAPVCSVARTTLITSCYGPRIATQFHRKHTSATMPPGVEMFPAYLHAAGYYTTNNNKEDYNAVKSSDVWSDSSKKAHWRNRPDKSIPFFHVKTFTDSHESKLHFPASDVENAPTETDPASVKLQPYFPDTPLFRYTRARYHDRMKVIDQQVASVIAQLEADGELENTFVFYFGDHGGVLPRSKGYAYESGLHVPLVVRVPENFQQLAGRDLGSRTDGFVEFVDFGPTVLSLAGLEQPEGIDGRPFLGMDADPDKVDRRDETFGYADRFDEKYDLVRTLRIGDWKYIRNFEPFYPDSLQNNYRYKCAAYQQWRDLHNEGKLSGPPAQFFQPKAAEALYDLSSDPHEINNLASDPAQQTRLLQMRQQLDDRLKSMPDLSFATEAVMVDEATANPIAFGQAHAAEIVQYIDTVNLCLQPFSEAFPKLQRALDPAQESDGWVRYWALVACSSFGEEAKPLVPMMEKLLTDVEPLVVTRAAEYLEMHTDIETDRFLRRSIERATNEPEALRILNTIVFLKDFHGFEMDTTKFQMLVPLEKNGQLIRRLDYLNGRL; from the coding sequence ATGAATCGCCTCCCCCTCTCGCGACCGTTCGCGATGCTCACAGCACTGCTGTTGCTGACCACGGGCATTCTCGCTCATCAATCGACTCCCGTATTTGCCCAATCGGCCTCGACGACAGACGAAGCCTCTACAGCCAATCGACCCAACGTTGTCTGGATCATGTCCGAAGACAACTCGTTCGACTATCTCCGGCACTTTCATCCCGATGGCGCTCCGGCCCCGAACATCGAAGCCATGGCGGCCCATGGCGTGACCTTCGATCGTGCGTTCTCGAACGCGCCGGTATGCTCCGTCGCGCGAACCACGTTGATCACTTCCTGCTACGGCCCCCGCATCGCGACTCAGTTCCACCGCAAGCATACATCCGCCACGATGCCCCCCGGCGTGGAGATGTTCCCCGCCTACCTTCATGCGGCCGGATACTACACCACCAACAACAACAAAGAGGACTATAACGCGGTCAAAAGTTCCGACGTCTGGAGCGATTCGAGCAAGAAAGCTCACTGGCGAAATCGCCCTGACAAGTCGATTCCTTTCTTTCATGTCAAAACCTTTACCGATTCACATGAAAGCAAGCTGCATTTCCCCGCATCCGACGTTGAGAACGCTCCTACCGAAACAGATCCCGCGTCAGTCAAACTGCAGCCGTATTTTCCCGACACGCCTCTCTTTCGTTACACCCGGGCACGCTATCACGATCGCATGAAAGTTATCGACCAACAGGTCGCAAGCGTGATCGCCCAACTCGAAGCCGACGGCGAACTTGAGAATACATTCGTGTTCTACTTCGGTGACCATGGTGGTGTACTGCCTCGATCGAAAGGATACGCCTACGAATCGGGACTTCATGTTCCACTTGTCGTTCGCGTCCCCGAAAACTTTCAACAACTAGCAGGTCGTGATTTGGGAAGCCGCACGGACGGATTTGTCGAATTCGTCGACTTCGGCCCCACCGTCCTCAGCTTGGCAGGACTCGAACAACCCGAAGGGATCGACGGTCGGCCATTCCTCGGTATGGATGCTGATCCCGACAAGGTCGACCGGCGCGACGAAACATTTGGCTATGCCGACCGTTTTGATGAGAAGTACGACTTGGTTCGAACCCTGCGCATTGGAGACTGGAAATACATCCGTAACTTCGAACCGTTCTATCCAGATTCACTGCAGAACAATTACCGCTACAAATGCGCCGCCTACCAACAATGGCGTGACCTTCACAACGAAGGCAAGCTAAGCGGACCGCCAGCACAGTTCTTCCAGCCCAAAGCAGCCGAGGCACTTTATGACCTCAGCAGTGACCCTCACGAAATCAATAACTTAGCCAGCGACCCGGCACAACAGACTCGGCTTCTGCAGATGCGCCAGCAGCTTGACGATCGCCTAAAGTCGATGCCAGACCTGAGCTTTGCAACCGAAGCCGTGATGGTTGACGAAGCGACGGCCAACCCGATTGCGTTCGGGCAAGCTCACGCGGCCGAGATCGTGCAATACATCGACACCGTCAATTTGTGCCTGCAACCGTTTTCGGAAGCTTTTCCTAAGCTTCAACGTGCTCTCGATCCCGCACAAGAATCTGACGGCTGGGTTCGCTACTGGGCTCTCGTCGCATGCAGTAGCTTTGGCGAAGAAGCAAAACCGCTGGTGCCCATGATGGAAAAGCTGCTTACTGATGTTGAGCCACTCGTTGTCACTCGAGCTGCCGAATATCTGGAAATGCACACCGATATTGAAACCGATCGTTTCTTACGGCGGTCGATCGAGCGTGCGACCAACGAGCCCGAAGCACTGCGAATCCTAAACACAATTGTCTTTCTGAAAGACTTCCACGGATTCGAAATGGACACCACCAAGTTTCAGATGCTGGTCCCCCTCGAAAAGAACGGACAACTCATCCGTCGCTTGGACTATCTGAATGGTCGCCTTTAG
- the rpmG gene encoding 50S ribosomal protein L33 — translation MAKSKKKAETVFLVCEETGDYNYTLKRKPGGEKLRLKKYCPRVRKHTWHNEKKK, via the coding sequence ATGGCAAAGAGCAAGAAGAAAGCCGAAACCGTCTTCCTGGTTTGCGAAGAAACTGGCGATTACAACTACACACTCAAGCGTAAGCCTGGCGGCGAAAAGCTGCGACTGAAGAAGTACTGCCCACGCGTGCGTAAGCACACCTGGCACAACGAAAAGAAGAAATAA